A genomic segment from Neobacillus sp. YX16 encodes:
- a CDS encoding heme-binding protein produces the protein MENFTTAIESKNISLALANKMLEAALAKGQELGIPFSIAIVDKPGNLKAFYAMDGAPVLSLDIAQNKAFSAAAYNRATHEWYDRLKDDPPLMHGIVHTPRLVIFGGGYPIKINNELIGGIGVSGGHYSHDMQVCQAGLEVLKAFESGE, from the coding sequence ATGGAAAACTTTACAACAGCAATTGAATCAAAAAATATTAGCTTAGCCTTAGCAAATAAAATGCTCGAAGCTGCATTAGCAAAGGGACAAGAACTAGGAATTCCGTTTAGTATTGCCATTGTCGATAAGCCTGGAAATTTAAAAGCATTTTATGCGATGGATGGTGCTCCAGTTCTAAGTCTTGATATCGCTCAAAATAAAGCATTTTCTGCTGCAGCCTACAATCGTGCAACACATGAATGGTATGACAGACTAAAGGATGATCCACCTTTAATGCATGGTATTGTTCATACACCAAGATTAGTTATCTTTGGCGGTGGGTACCCAATTAAAATCAATAACGAACTTATTGGTGGAATCGGCGTGAGCGGAGGCCATTATTCACATGATATGCAGGTTTGTCAAGCCGGTCTAGAAGTGTTAAAAGCTTTTGAATCTGGGGAGTGA
- a CDS encoding glycoside hydrolase family 88 protein, translating into MPQLVLEENKVSQAIDRVVERTFNMDFSWDWPGGVAFFGVAEAYEATGEEKYLQKIKDWVDSELEDGLPRLTVNASSIGHVLLTLYKATNDEKYLETAIKMADYLLHDAERFADGVLQHTVNGTKYQFPEQAWVDTMFMAGYFLLRIGHMLEREDYFNFGLKQYHGHENFLQDDRTNLYYHGWDNIAQNHMSSIFWARGNSWAAYTMARALELIEVQHPSFMVIQGSLRDQLSALVRLQSDSGLWHTIVDDPDSYLETSGSAGIAAALLTSGILYNKYTQKALEAILSQIKEDGSVMGVSAGTAVMYDADGYKEVPYKRVQGWGQGLVLAFLSLLIKRENRQE; encoded by the coding sequence ATGCCACAGTTAGTGCTTGAAGAAAACAAGGTATCTCAGGCAATTGATCGGGTTGTTGAAAGAACATTTAATATGGATTTCAGTTGGGATTGGCCAGGAGGAGTTGCTTTTTTTGGTGTAGCCGAAGCATATGAAGCGACCGGGGAAGAGAAATACCTTCAAAAGATTAAGGATTGGGTTGATTCAGAATTAGAGGATGGGCTGCCAAGGTTAACGGTAAATGCTTCCTCGATTGGTCACGTCCTATTAACGCTATACAAAGCGACTAATGATGAAAAGTATTTAGAGACAGCTATAAAAATGGCAGATTATCTGCTTCATGATGCCGAGCGGTTTGCAGATGGAGTGTTGCAGCATACTGTAAATGGCACGAAATATCAATTCCCAGAGCAGGCTTGGGTCGATACCATGTTTATGGCCGGATATTTCCTTTTGAGAATTGGGCACATGTTAGAAAGGGAAGATTATTTTAACTTTGGATTAAAGCAATATCATGGCCATGAAAATTTTCTTCAGGATGATAGGACGAACCTGTATTATCATGGCTGGGATAACATCGCCCAAAATCATATGTCCAGTATTTTCTGGGCACGGGGGAACAGCTGGGCTGCTTATACAATGGCTAGAGCACTAGAGCTTATCGAGGTTCAGCATCCATCATTTATGGTGATTCAGGGTTCGTTGCGTGATCAGTTAAGTGCATTAGTAAGATTACAATCAGATTCAGGACTTTGGCATACGATTGTAGACGACCCGGACTCTTATTTAGAAACTTCAGGCTCAGCCGGGATTGCTGCAGCACTGTTAACGAGTGGGATATTATACAATAAATATACTCAAAAAGCTCTTGAAGCCATTCTTAGCCAAATCAAAGAAGATGGTTCCGTTATGGGAGTTTCTGCAGGAACGGCTGTAATGTATGATGCCGATGGATACAAAGAAGTCCCTTATAAACGTGTACAGGGATGGGGACAAGGATTAGTACTTGCATTTTTGTCATTATTAATAAAAAGAGAAAATAGACAAGAATAA
- a CDS encoding electron transfer flavoprotein subunit alpha/FixB family protein, with protein sequence MSRILVFANQQGDGLSSGAKEALAFGSRLASSTGGEVRSVTLGPFAETGAKEAIASGASIAYTISNPLLAEYDVELFVNSIHTVFQQSGADILILSFDKMGKDLVGRLATRNCASAITEVVDFHTSNDKLTLVRPIYGDKAYGEYTTTRSKVVVGIRQKSQELAEFDETATGEIIPVDYSPSEEIIVTKLVVKIQSALSDIRLEDASIIVSGGRGIEGAEGFNMLQTLANLLGGTVGASRAACDAGWVPSNLQVGQTGAVVAPDLYIAVGISGASQHLAGITNAKTVVAINTDVEAPIYKRANIGVVADYKTVIPALTEKLKKVLI encoded by the coding sequence ATGTCGAGAATTCTTGTATTTGCAAATCAACAGGGGGATGGCTTGAGTTCAGGTGCCAAGGAAGCTCTAGCATTTGGCAGTCGCTTGGCTAGTTCCACTGGAGGTGAAGTTCGTTCTGTCACACTTGGACCTTTTGCTGAGACTGGCGCTAAGGAAGCAATAGCCAGTGGGGCAAGCATCGCTTACACCATTTCTAATCCTTTGCTAGCTGAATATGATGTTGAACTGTTTGTTAACAGTATCCATACAGTTTTTCAACAGTCTGGAGCCGATATCCTTATCCTGTCCTTCGACAAGATGGGTAAGGATTTAGTAGGCAGATTAGCTACACGTAATTGCGCATCTGCTATTACGGAAGTAGTTGATTTTCATACCAGCAATGACAAACTAACATTGGTTCGCCCAATCTATGGAGACAAGGCATACGGGGAATACACTACTACCCGTTCTAAGGTGGTAGTTGGTATCCGTCAAAAGAGTCAGGAGTTAGCGGAGTTTGACGAGACAGCAACAGGTGAAATCATTCCAGTAGACTATTCTCCTTCAGAAGAGATAATTGTAACGAAATTAGTTGTTAAGATTCAGTCGGCTTTGTCAGATATTCGGCTCGAAGATGCGTCAATTATTGTTTCTGGTGGACGAGGTATCGAAGGTGCTGAGGGCTTCAATATGCTTCAAACACTGGCAAACTTACTGGGAGGTACTGTTGGTGCTTCGCGAGCAGCCTGTGATGCGGGCTGGGTTCCTTCTAATCTTCAAGTGGGGCAGACTGGTGCAGTTGTAGCTCCAGACCTTTATATTGCAGTAGGCATTTCAGGTGCCAGTCAGCATTTAGCAGGTATTACAAATGCAAAAACTGTTGTTGCCATTAATACAGACGTTGAGGCTCCAATCTATAAAAGGGCAAATATTGGAGTCGTAGCTGATTATAAAACTGTCATTCCTGCACTAACTGAAAAGTTAAAAAAAGTGCTAATATAA
- a CDS encoding electron transfer flavoprotein subunit beta/FixA family protein: MHIVVCLKQVLDPEITPKYFKIDPETNRPENSDTDFVLDSFAENALELAVQLRNKVPGATVTALCLGDEESEEVLRRALAFTANAAVRVWDEEWENLDGQAVGHILAQTIKSLGGAKLVLTGYQASDIEEGLVGPVMAEELGIPCVTLVSDLEVEENSAKATVEVEGGYAVVSVPSPAVFTIISSETNVPRLPKVKDIRLARSKPIVLLESEDLNLDPERCQPGVKLERAYVLNKEVACQVLPGNDGAELASELADRLFALKII, encoded by the coding sequence ATGCACATAGTTGTATGTCTTAAACAGGTTCTAGACCCGGAAATTACACCAAAATATTTTAAAATTGATCCCGAGACGAATCGTCCTGAGAATAGTGACACTGACTTTGTACTAGATTCATTTGCGGAGAATGCGCTTGAACTAGCTGTTCAACTTCGTAATAAGGTTCCTGGAGCTACTGTAACAGCACTTTGTCTAGGTGATGAGGAATCGGAGGAGGTACTACGCAGGGCACTCGCCTTTACTGCGAATGCAGCTGTAAGGGTGTGGGATGAAGAATGGGAGAATTTAGATGGACAGGCTGTTGGCCATATTCTAGCACAAACCATTAAGTCCTTAGGAGGAGCAAAACTTGTGCTGACAGGGTACCAAGCAAGTGATATCGAGGAAGGTCTTGTTGGACCTGTTATGGCTGAAGAATTAGGAATTCCTTGCGTAACACTTGTTTCAGACCTTGAGGTGGAAGAGAATAGTGCAAAGGCTACTGTTGAAGTTGAAGGTGGATATGCTGTTGTCAGTGTTCCATCTCCTGCTGTATTTACCATCATAAGCTCTGAGACAAACGTTCCAAGGCTTCCGAAGGTCAAGGATATTAGACTTGCGAGAAGTAAACCCATTGTACTATTAGAATCAGAAGATCTTAATCTTGATCCTGAGCGTTGTCAACCAGGTGTTAAGCTAGAGCGGGCATACGTCCTGAATAAGGAAGTTGCTTGCCAGGTCTTGCCTGGCAATGATGGCGCAGAACTTGCTAGCGAATTAGCTGACCGGCTTTTTGCTCTCAAGATTATATAG
- a CDS encoding Gfo/Idh/MocA family oxidoreductase — translation MNRIVVCGLSNRALGMFIQSIVHQFGSNNQVVGILDTDPRRIEICKDSFSELKSVPSYNPDQFQQMIDETNPDTVIVTSRDDTHIDFILQGLENNLTVITEKPMVTKAEDARRVVEAEQRSKGKVIVAFNYRYNPYHRKIKELILEGKIGRVTSVDLNWYIDTYHGASYFKRWNRNRNFSGGLSIHKSTHHFDLVNWWLDQNPEEVFAYGALNYFGKEGEFNPSQTDNRYCSTCDEKLSCAYYMRWSNRRNNIAVKDDHIKADSIEKSAQNYTHYRPDSCIFDHEIEIEDTYVATVKYDKGAFLSYSVNFSLPYEGYRLAINGTKGRIETTEFHEPSRIPFSVPEQTIEFYPLFGGAKETINVLQTGGGHGGGDPVLLEDLFMGVDQTRSYSILAGAEAGAYSIAVGEGVWRSVKENKPMKINDLLKNNVEFSLPKAIL, via the coding sequence ATGAATAGAATTGTTGTTTGTGGTTTAAGTAATCGAGCATTAGGAATGTTTATTCAATCAATCGTTCATCAATTTGGTTCAAATAATCAAGTGGTAGGAATACTTGATACCGACCCGCGAAGAATAGAAATCTGCAAGGATAGTTTTTCTGAATTAAAATCTGTCCCTTCTTACAATCCAGATCAATTCCAACAAATGATTGACGAAACGAATCCTGACACAGTCATTGTAACAAGCAGAGATGATACCCATATTGATTTTATACTACAAGGATTAGAGAATAACTTAACAGTGATTACAGAAAAACCAATGGTAACAAAAGCGGAAGATGCTAGAAGAGTAGTAGAAGCAGAACAGAGAAGTAAGGGGAAAGTAATCGTCGCCTTTAACTATCGTTACAATCCGTATCATCGAAAAATAAAAGAACTGATTCTAGAAGGAAAAATCGGAAGAGTCACTTCCGTAGACTTAAATTGGTATATTGATACCTATCATGGCGCCAGTTACTTTAAAAGATGGAACCGCAACCGAAATTTTTCAGGCGGTTTATCGATTCATAAATCCACTCACCATTTTGACCTAGTCAATTGGTGGCTTGATCAGAATCCAGAAGAAGTATTTGCATATGGAGCCTTAAATTACTTCGGTAAAGAAGGAGAATTTAATCCAAGCCAAACCGACAACCGTTATTGTAGTACATGTGATGAGAAACTATCGTGTGCATACTATATGCGCTGGTCAAACCGTAGAAATAATATAGCCGTTAAAGACGACCATATTAAAGCTGATAGCATAGAGAAGTCGGCCCAAAATTATACCCATTATCGTCCTGATTCCTGTATCTTTGATCACGAAATTGAAATCGAAGATACATATGTAGCGACAGTTAAATATGACAAAGGTGCATTCTTAAGCTATTCCGTAAATTTCTCGCTTCCATATGAAGGATATCGGTTAGCGATTAACGGAACAAAAGGAAGAATAGAAACGACCGAATTCCATGAACCAAGCAGGATACCATTTTCTGTTCCAGAACAAACAATTGAGTTCTATCCATTATTTGGCGGGGCAAAAGAGACCATCAATGTTCTCCAAACTGGAGGAGGACACGGCGGTGGAGACCCTGTATTGTTAGAGGACCTTTTCATGGGTGTAGATCAGACTCGCTCTTACTCCATTTTAGCGGGTGCAGAGGCAGGAGCATACTCAATTGCAGTTGGTGAAGGTGTATGGCGTTCCGTGAAAGAAAATAAGCCAATGAAGATTAATGATTTATTAAAAAATAATGTGGAATTTTCTTTGCCAAAGGCTATTTTATAG
- a CDS encoding glycoside hydrolase family 88 protein — translation MLRLEIEQKIELLIDNLINLNDPDGKYAIPLADGRKIDNKSFNYWEWTAGVGLYGMMKYYKLTKKEEVLTIIVKWFNDQFKELPVEKNVNTMVQMLTLAYLYEETGNPTYLPYLETWGDWLYHDMPRTKDGGIQHVVFGNENYQQLWDDTLMMSILPLTKIGLLLNKPEYVEEAKKQFLIHIKYLFDKKTGLWFHGWTFEGNHNFAEALWGRGNSWVTIAIPEFLDLVELNEKDPVRQILIDTLERQLEALETCQNENGLWHTLLLDPTSYVEASCTAGFAFGTLRSVRKRYVGKKYMDMGLKAIKAVIENIDETGELQHVSAGTAMGETQEFYKQIPVTAMPYGQSMAILSLVEYLHYRI, via the coding sequence ATGCTTAGACTTGAAATTGAACAGAAAATTGAGCTCTTGATTGATAACTTAATTAACCTAAATGATCCAGACGGGAAATACGCTATACCGCTTGCTGATGGAAGAAAAATTGATAATAAGAGCTTTAACTATTGGGAATGGACAGCGGGTGTAGGCCTTTATGGAATGATGAAATATTATAAATTAACCAAAAAGGAAGAAGTATTAACTATTATTGTAAAGTGGTTTAATGATCAATTTAAAGAACTACCAGTCGAAAAAAATGTTAATACGATGGTACAAATGTTAACGCTTGCATATTTGTATGAAGAAACAGGGAATCCAACCTATCTTCCATATTTAGAAACCTGGGGTGACTGGCTGTACCACGATATGCCAAGAACAAAGGATGGCGGCATCCAGCATGTTGTTTTTGGTAATGAGAATTATCAGCAACTATGGGATGACACCTTAATGATGAGCATTCTGCCTTTAACGAAAATTGGTTTATTGTTAAATAAGCCGGAATATGTGGAAGAGGCAAAAAAACAATTCTTAATACATATTAAGTATTTATTTGATAAGAAAACAGGATTGTGGTTCCATGGTTGGACGTTTGAAGGAAATCACAATTTTGCTGAAGCTCTATGGGGACGTGGTAATTCATGGGTAACCATTGCGATTCCTGAATTTCTGGATTTAGTAGAATTAAATGAAAAAGATCCCGTTCGTCAAATCCTGATTGATACGTTAGAAAGACAATTAGAAGCACTTGAAACGTGCCAAAATGAAAACGGTTTATGGCATACCCTGCTGCTCGATCCTACCTCCTATGTTGAGGCATCCTGTACAGCTGGTTTTGCTTTTGGAACATTAAGATCGGTCCGTAAACGATATGTTGGAAAGAAATACATGGATATGGGATTAAAGGCCATTAAGGCTGTTATTGAAAATATTGATGAAACTGGAGAATTACAGCATGTTTCAGCTGGAACGGCAATGGGGGAAACACAAGAATTTTATAAGCAGATTCCTGTCACAGCGATGCCGTATGGACAATCAATGGCGATTCTATCACTAGTAGAATACTTACATTACAGAATATAA
- a CDS encoding aspartate/glutamate racemase family protein — MKIWHQSLTTIDRVPHYRDAIIKHVSRIARQDVEVVLHGMSEETYPSHYPGIFITHSYLQNLHREQFVRAALTAEKAGYDAMFIATIPDVGLLEARTLVDIPVVGYGQASFHMASMLGDRIGVVNFLAPLADQLRQNADKYGLGGKLGPIVQTEVGFDDIMAGFNDPEPIIESFKKAAELAIADGADVIIPGEGPMNVFLATHGISRIGDVPVVDSFAAGIKMCESLVDLRKNSGVYMTRRGFYNAKPPVEAVERLREMYGLIPSPNPKDDNGLSVTGIGV, encoded by the coding sequence ATGAAAATTTGGCATCAAAGTCTTACAACTATTGACCGGGTTCCCCATTATCGGGATGCAATCATCAAACATGTAAGCAGGATTGCTCGCCAGGATGTCGAGGTGGTTTTACATGGTATGTCGGAAGAGACATATCCTTCCCATTACCCTGGGATCTTTATAACCCATTCCTACCTGCAAAATCTCCACCGGGAACAGTTCGTACGAGCTGCTCTTACAGCTGAAAAAGCCGGGTACGATGCAATGTTCATTGCAACCATACCGGACGTAGGGCTTCTGGAAGCACGTACGTTGGTAGATATTCCTGTAGTGGGGTATGGTCAAGCCTCCTTCCATATGGCATCCATGCTTGGGGACCGTATAGGAGTAGTAAATTTCCTAGCTCCATTAGCAGATCAACTCCGTCAGAATGCTGACAAGTACGGATTAGGAGGAAAACTTGGTCCAATCGTTCAAACTGAGGTGGGCTTTGACGATATTATGGCCGGATTCAATGACCCTGAGCCGATCATTGAATCCTTCAAAAAAGCAGCGGAGCTGGCTATTGCAGATGGAGCCGATGTAATCATTCCAGGAGAGGGTCCAATGAATGTCTTTTTAGCGACACATGGAATTTCTAGAATTGGCGATGTGCCAGTGGTTGACTCCTTTGCGGCTGGAATCAAGATGTGCGAGTCACTTGTAGATTTGCGCAAAAATTCCGGTGTCTATATGACCCGTCGTGGATTCTACAATGCAAAGCCACCTGTTGAGGCAGTGGAAAGACTAAGGGAAATGTACGGACTCATACCTTCTCCTAATCCTAAAGACGACAATGGGCTATCCGTTACAGGGATAGGAGTTTAA
- a CDS encoding FAD-dependent oxidoreductase, which produces MDCYELIILGGGLAGMCAAVEAGEQGVNVLLLEKQDELGGSTVLSSGYMAFAGTDMQEKAGIIDSTKSLLADMVEVGGGVNEKTLVDAYGKQQLETYHWLVDHGIEFRSLEAVSGHSVPRGHIIDPHQAIQSLYRRVKQLPNVTICFNAPARRLLKNAEGRIDTVLYEAEGAEKKALATKGVLIASGGFAKSEELLGHFAPQLKGALRIGGAGSHGDGIRMAWEHGAWVQDLPYLNGTYGFHPSAAGAVKSQGLAFYKGAIMVNQFGKRFVNESISYKLLGKAAFEQPEQISYQVWDQTVMDKSVFDDPLYDFELLNRRRLLYKAGTLEELADCIDVPIEVLEDTISRYNQGVLNGEDPDYGRNSLTHNYGKPTPIEKAPFYAFESTVAMLATYAGVSVNAEAKVVNSFGEPIPGLYAAGEVTGGFHGAGYMTGSSLGKAAVFGRVAVRQALSENAVV; this is translated from the coding sequence ATGGATTGCTATGAATTGATCATATTAGGCGGAGGACTGGCAGGAATGTGTGCTGCAGTGGAGGCTGGGGAGCAGGGCGTTAACGTCCTTCTGCTTGAAAAACAGGATGAACTTGGCGGCAGCACGGTCCTCAGTTCAGGGTATATGGCATTTGCAGGTACGGATATGCAGGAGAAGGCAGGAATAATCGATTCTACTAAATCCCTTTTGGCTGACATGGTGGAAGTTGGCGGTGGAGTAAATGAAAAAACACTAGTAGACGCTTATGGCAAACAACAGTTAGAAACCTATCATTGGCTGGTTGACCACGGTATCGAGTTCAGATCGTTGGAAGCGGTAAGTGGTCATAGTGTTCCACGTGGGCATATTATTGATCCTCATCAAGCAATCCAGTCCTTATACCGAAGGGTTAAACAGTTACCAAACGTGACAATTTGCTTTAATGCTCCAGCACGAAGACTACTTAAGAATGCTGAAGGTCGGATTGATACGGTATTATACGAGGCCGAAGGTGCAGAGAAAAAAGCGCTCGCGACTAAAGGGGTATTAATTGCCTCTGGAGGGTTTGCTAAAAGTGAAGAGCTGCTTGGTCATTTTGCACCGCAATTAAAGGGGGCATTAAGGATTGGTGGTGCTGGGAGCCACGGTGACGGTATTCGGATGGCTTGGGAACATGGTGCATGGGTCCAGGATCTGCCGTATTTAAATGGAACGTACGGTTTCCATCCAAGTGCAGCAGGAGCGGTTAAGTCGCAGGGATTGGCTTTTTACAAAGGTGCAATTATGGTTAATCAGTTTGGTAAGAGATTCGTTAATGAGTCTATTTCTTATAAATTATTAGGTAAAGCAGCTTTCGAGCAGCCGGAGCAGATTAGTTATCAGGTTTGGGATCAGACCGTCATGGATAAGAGTGTATTTGATGATCCCCTCTATGACTTTGAATTGTTAAATAGACGCCGACTGCTATACAAGGCTGGTACCTTGGAGGAATTGGCAGATTGCATTGATGTTCCAATAGAAGTATTGGAAGATACCATTTCTAGATATAATCAAGGCGTTCTTAACGGAGAAGATCCAGACTATGGCAGAAATTCTTTGACACATAACTATGGAAAACCAACACCAATTGAAAAAGCCCCATTCTATGCATTCGAATCAACAGTCGCTATGCTGGCAACCTATGCAGGTGTGTCTGTCAATGCTGAAGCCAAGGTAGTGAATTCTTTCGGTGAGCCGATTCCGGGATTGTATGCAGCGGGAGAAGTAACTGGCGGATTCCATGGGGCCGGATACATGACGGGAAGTTCGTTGGGGAAGGCAGCGGTATTTGGACGGGTTGCTGTTCGGCAGGCATTGTCTGAGAACGCAGTTGTTTGA
- a CDS encoding sugar phosphate isomerase/epimerase, translating to MMNIGIRAHDIENLPLEELVQEIAGKGLTSVQLALSKSLGNVNTETGSLSPGFAQYVRSVFAKHHVQIAVLGCYINIIHPDLEERRKGMERFKEHIRFAREFGCSIVATETGNVNAEIFYTEENFKEEPFLEVVESVRELVREAEKFGVIVGIEAGINHPVYSPKVMKRLLNSINSNNLQVILDPVNLLTIDTYQNQEEIFQEAMDLFGERVVILHAKDFIIENNQLIPTAVGKGLLNYEYILNVVKEKKPFINILLEETKEPFIDESIAFLKEACVKADY from the coding sequence ATGATGAATATTGGAATTAGAGCACATGATATTGAAAACCTGCCATTGGAAGAATTAGTACAAGAAATTGCTGGTAAAGGGCTTACATCCGTTCAGTTGGCTTTAAGTAAATCCTTAGGGAACGTGAATACGGAGACAGGTAGTTTAAGTCCAGGATTTGCTCAGTATGTTAGAAGTGTATTCGCAAAGCATCATGTTCAGATTGCAGTATTAGGCTGCTATATTAATATAATTCATCCGGATTTAGAAGAGAGAAGAAAAGGGATGGAGCGCTTTAAAGAGCATATCCGTTTTGCCAGGGAATTTGGCTGCAGTATCGTTGCAACTGAAACAGGAAATGTAAACGCGGAGATTTTCTATACCGAAGAGAACTTCAAAGAAGAACCTTTTTTAGAAGTGGTTGAAAGTGTCCGTGAACTGGTTAGGGAAGCAGAAAAATTCGGAGTAATTGTGGGTATTGAAGCAGGGATTAACCACCCTGTGTACTCGCCGAAAGTAATGAAGAGACTCTTAAATTCTATCAATTCAAATAATCTACAAGTAATCCTTGACCCGGTAAATCTATTAACAATTGATACGTACCAAAACCAAGAAGAGATATTTCAAGAAGCCATGGATTTATTTGGTGAAAGAGTAGTCATCCTCCACGCAAAGGACTTTATCATAGAAAACAACCAACTAATACCAACCGCAGTTGGTAAAGGACTATTAAACTATGAGTATATTTTGAACGTTGTAAAAGAGAAAAAACCATTTATAAACATCCTATTAGAAGAAACAAAAGAACCTTTTATAGATGAAAGTATTGCTTTCTTAAAAGAAGCCTGCGTTAAGGCTGATTATTAA
- a CDS encoding SDR family oxidoreductase yields MELKNKVAFVTGGGRGIGRETCILLAKQGAKVAVFSRNLTETSEVAAYIREELAGEAIALSGDVRSEEDVNKAVQETVEKLGTIDILINNAGVMLLKPFDQTTVEEWDFVQEINTRGVFLCTKAVVPQMKEKRNGVIINLSSIWGTKGGPDRSAYITSKFAVIGFSKALGEELKPFNVRVNAVCPGPVDTKMMEDIAPDANKDNWLHPIDMATVIVDLCLPKMKAVSATVIEAFGNGRPVNL; encoded by the coding sequence TTGGAGTTAAAAAATAAAGTTGCATTTGTAACTGGCGGCGGCAGAGGGATTGGTCGGGAAACATGTATACTCCTAGCAAAGCAGGGGGCAAAAGTAGCTGTTTTTTCTCGAAATCTAACAGAAACTTCGGAAGTGGCAGCTTATATTAGGGAAGAGCTAGCTGGCGAAGCCATCGCACTTTCTGGTGATGTACGCTCTGAGGAAGATGTTAATAAAGCAGTTCAGGAAACGGTAGAAAAACTAGGAACGATTGATATTTTAATCAATAATGCCGGTGTCATGCTGCTAAAGCCATTCGACCAAACGACAGTTGAAGAGTGGGACTTTGTCCAAGAAATCAATACTCGCGGTGTATTTTTATGTACGAAAGCGGTAGTACCGCAAATGAAAGAGAAAAGAAATGGTGTCATTATTAATCTTTCATCCATTTGGGGAACAAAAGGCGGGCCGGACAGAAGTGCCTATATTACCTCGAAATTCGCGGTAATTGGATTTTCCAAAGCATTAGGTGAAGAGTTAAAACCGTTCAATGTTAGAGTAAATGCGGTCTGCCCAGGCCCAGTTGACACAAAGATGATGGAAGATATTGCACCAGATGCGAACAAAGATAATTGGCTGCATCCAATTGACATGGCAACTGTAATAGTTGATTTATGTCTGCCAAAAATGAAGGCCGTATCCGCGACAGTAATCGAGGCATTTGGGAATGGAAGACCAGTAAATTTATAA